GACGGTGGAGAAGAATATCGCCACCGTGCCGGGGCTGCTGAAGTGGCCGCAGGCGCAGCGTCGGCAGCGCGTCGCCGAGTTGCTGGCTTTGCTCGGCCTGGAGGAAGAGCTGCGCTATCGCTATCCGCATCAGCTCTCCGGCGGACAGCAGCAGCGCGTCGGCGTAGCGCGGGCGCTGGCCGCCGATCCGGAAGTGCTGCTGATGGATGAGCCGTTCGGCGCGCTCGATCCGGTGACGCGCGGCGCGCTGCAGCAGGAGATGATTCGTATTCACCGGCTACTGGGGCGCACTATCGTGCTGGTCACGCATGACATTGACGAGGCGCTGACGCTGGCGGATAAAATTGTGCTGATGGATAGCGGGCGCATCGTGCAGCAGGGCAAGCCGCTGGAGCTGCTGACCCGCCCGGCCAACGATTTCGTTCGTGATTTTTTCGGCCGCAGCGAGCTGGGGGTGCGTTTGCTGTCGCTGGGGTATGCCGGCGCGGCCGCGCGCCGCGGCGAATGGCTCGACGCGGCGCCGGTGCCGGAAGATATGTCGCTGCGCGAGGCGCTGTCGCTGTT
This DNA window, taken from Mixta gaviniae, encodes the following:
- a CDS encoding ABC transporter ATP-binding protein, whose protein sequence is MIQFNQVSKYFAGKAAVDEIDLHIAAGEFTVLIGTSGSGKSTTLKMINRLVEHDAGTIQFAGEEIRSFNPQALRRRMGYAIQSIGLFPHWTVEKNIATVPGLLKWPQAQRRQRVAELLALLGLEEELRYRYPHQLSGGQQQRVGVARALAADPEVLLMDEPFGALDPVTRGALQQEMIRIHRLLGRTIVLVTHDIDEALTLADKIVLMDSGRIVQQGKPLELLTRPANDFVRDFFGRSELGVRLLSLGYAGAAARRGEWLDAAPVPEDMSLREALSLFIARQTDKLPVADAQGAPLGVLHFSDLLRQREGT